TACTCACTGTTCGGGGATTGGGATATAAATTGGTGAAAGGAAATGCCTCATGAAGAAATTACGGAGCCGGTTGTTTTTTCATTTTTCGATTCAGTTTGGTTTTATTTCTTTGTTGATGATTGTTGTTGTAGTCCTTAGTCTGTTTATTGGATTGTTCTATTTTGCCAAGGAAGATAGAGAAGCAGATTATTATCAAGCACAGATAGAGGAGATTGCTATTGAAGTCGGTGATCCTTATACATATAGAGAGAGTAATAGAAATATTAGCGATGTATTACCGGCAGATGTTTGGCTGCAAATTATTGATAAAGAGGGAAATGTCATTGAGTCTGAAAATGTGCCCGAAGGTTTAAGAGAGAGTTATAGCAGCATCGACATTCTACAAATGAAGGAAAAAGAACAGCTTGGGGAATATACGGTAAAATATACACTGGAAGAACCAATGTATGATAGTGAAGAGCCATATTTATTTATACTTGGTTATCAAGAGCTGGGAACGATTCTGATGAACGAACTAGCAGAAAACGTTAATATCAACGGTAAAGTTCCTGAATCAGAACAAGCTGCGGTGGAAGAAAGGCTAAATCAAATTGGAGGAACATTGTCTGTTTATGATGAAACGGGAGATTTGCTTCAACAGTTTGGTGAGGAGGAACAAATCGAAACGTCGCCATTAGAAATCATTCGAAGAGATGTTTCCCCAGACCATTATGCTGAAAACCAAAATACATTTTTAGATAGAGATTCGGGTCATTCATGGATTTTATCTACGCCAAATGAGTCTAAACAGGAAATTCCATTAACGATGTTTCAGGACATGAGGCTGGTTCTTGCTTGTCTGGCTGGTGTTCTTCTACTTGTCACGCTTTTTATTACATTCTGGAAGAGTTTCCATTATGGGAGCCCTTTCTTTATTCTGATCAATTGGCTAAATCGGATGGGAAATGGAAACTATAAGGAAGTTTTAACAGCGCAGGAGAAGAAAAAAGTATATCGGAAAAATGGCAAATTAAAAAGAAGATATAAATTATATAAAGAGGTTTTCCAGGCATTTGATGAGATGGCTGAAAAACTGGATGCTTCCCAAAAAGAAAGAGAACAGCTGGAAAAAAGCAGAGAGGAATGGGTTACGGGAATTTCCCATGACCTTCGTACACCTCTGACTACCATGGAAGGTTACGGGCGCTTGCTGGGAAACAGGGAATACGACTGGTCGAAGCAGGAGCTTCAAGAGATTGGAGATACCATCACTGAAAAAAGTGATTATATGGTAGATCTAATTGAAGACTTTACGCTCAGCTTTCGATTGAAAAATGATGCCAACAGCTTAACGTTTAACGCGGTGAATATCAATGAATATATGGAACAAATCTTAGATAAATTTCAAAAGGATGTCACCTTTAAGGATTATCCAGTTGCGTACGAACCAGTTCATCCAGATAGAAAAATAGAAGTGAATGAACGGTTGTTTGAAAGAATGATTGATAATCTGATGTATAATGCTTGGAAGCATAACCCGCCTGAAACTGCTGTGAAGGTTGAAGTTGCTCACTCTGAAGAAGAAAAGGCACTGGAAATCAGAATTACCGATAATGGAATGGGGATGGATGAAGAAACGCAAAAGCATCTGTTCACCCGCTATTATCGCGGCACCAATACAGAGGAAAGGAATGAAGGGACAGGGCTTGGCATGAGTATTGCCCTGCAAATCGCCAAGCTGCATCAGGGGGCTATTTCCGTTCAATCTGAAAAGGGCCTTGGCACAACCGTAGCAGTAGTTTTGCCTGATGATAGAGATTAGTCAAAGAACGCGTTACAGCATGCGAAAAACTGTAACGCGTTCTTACATAGCAATTATTAACTAAAAATAAAGAATGCTAAGACAGCATCATGCATGATTTATACTTAAAGTAGTTAGAGAAGAGGGGTTCCAATGGAAGAGAGAACAAACATTTTAATTGTAGAAGATGATTATGAAATTGCCCGGATTATGAAGGATCATCTGGACAGGGAAGGGTTTCAAACGACATGGGCATCTACTGGTATAGAAGGCTGGGAGGATTTTAAAGCAGGTTCCTTCTCCATCGTGCTTGTTGATTTGATGATGCCGGAGATGGATGGCTATGAGCTCTGTGAAAAAATTCGTTTGGAAAGCGATGTGCCCTTATTAATCGTCAGTGCAAATTGTTCCTTATTTTTATAAGTTTACAGAAAACGAAGAACCTATTGTTTAATTTCAGAGAATATTATTAAATGGAATTTCTTAATGGTTTTATAATTTAGTGTATGTAACAGGAAATAAAGAGGTGCTGTAATGGAAAGTGGAGCAAACAAAAGTTTAGAAAAAAGGCTCGGTTATTTATTTACTGGAGAATTTTTTGCAGTAGCAGTTTTTAGCTATATATATTTTGATAATTTTTCTCTAAATCAAAGCTATTCATTGATTTATGCACTATTTACCCTGAATTTTATACTATTACAGGGGAGTTTTTATTGGTTTATCAAATGGAAAAGATTGAAAAGTAAAAGGACTGTTTTACCTAATCTATATAAACCTCTTACCATTTTGAAGAAAGTTAATTTTGTACTCCTATGTATGATGCCTTTAATAGTAATTATGGATATCTTAATCATGAAGCGAATGTCCTTTATCTTTTTGGTTGCTGTATTTGTTTACATCTTTGCCATCATAGAATATATTAATTATTTTCATATACAATTAACCAATTACAAGAACGAAAAAGGGAAGAAAGCTTCTATAGTTAAAGAAATTGAAAACTCAAAACGTAAAAGTTAGAAGAAATATGATTCAATTTGAGAATGTTTGCAATATACTATTAATATGAAATAGAGAGGATTATCTATGTCCCTGCTTGATCCAATTTCACAAGCAGCAAATAAAATTGTTTATGATATAGTAGCGATTTTTATACTTGCAGGGTTACATATCCATCATCATCATGAGGATAGTAGCATTTTGTTCGAAAAATGAGAGAAAAATAATATCTGCTATAGCGCTGATTTTAACTATATTTAATATTGCGGTTATTTGATTCTTTGCATGGTTTGGTGCAAATTTTACATGAATAAGTAAGTTAAGTTTTTTGAACCCTAATTAAAAATACAAATCCTGATTTATTTAAATATAGTGATTTTGAGAAATTTTCTATAAATGTCCATCCGTTTATGCAAATAAAAAATTGTTGTACAATTAGCTAATTCATTGTGCAACAATTTTTTGTTTTTGAAAGCAGGCAGTAAAGCAGTCCTTCCTTTCTCATTCTGTTAAATATAGCTCAATTTGAATAAGTCTTCTCTCTGTTAGAACGAAAACCGGCAGGAAAGAAAGCACTGCCCATCCTAATTCAAAAAATAAATAATATTCATTGCTGTAAGTTACAAACATTAAGGCGATACCTATTAAAATATTAAGAATCCCCACTATGATCAATATTTTCGCGGAATATTTTTGAGCAAAATCCCATAGTTTTTGATTTTTCATAGATCTTTTGGTTCGATAGCCATATATGCTGTTAATATTATCAGGACTGGAAATCTTTAGAATAATACTTGCCACCAGAGTACCCAAACCAGTGAGAAATACTAACATTCTTATCACCTTCTTACTAAGATAGTTCACCTAAAACAATTATAACTGCTTTTCGGGATTCTCTACAGAGTTAATGACAGTCATCCATGTCCCGCCAGCTAGATAAATAGTATTGTCTCTTACTACAACACCACATTGAGGACCTGCTTTATCAGATTCATCAGCGCGCTCATAAACATTGAAATAATTCTAAAGTCACATTAACATAAGAATTTTATTCAAAAAAGCATACATTATATCTTTTAGTATTTCATACTGCGTTAATTGTTGTTCCAGTTAGAACAATAAAAATTTATTTAGTCACCAATGCTGTATAAATTGGAATAGAGGATTCTGCAAAAAGAAGTGTATCTTTTTCTGATGGTTAAAAATGTTTAGCTGAATTGGAATCCGGCAAAACATTACTATAGGGCAGGTAATAATGGAATATTAAACTTAAACAATTTGCTGTTATACCGTCATTCTTTTTTGTGAAATATCTTTTCTAAGGGTGGACTATATTGTGGAATCTAATCCTTTATTTCTAAGGTGGTTTTATAATGAATAAAAATAAAGATGAAAAAGATAACAGTAATTATTTTGAAAGTAAGGAAAGAAAGGTAGAGACAAATGAATGGCGTAAACTAATAAACATTATCCTTTTAGCAGGAGTCTTTTATTTATTGCATATATTTAATGTTTATGATCATATAGGTTTCATATTATGGCTTCTGGTACTAATAGTATCTGCTGTCATAATAGATAAGATTATCCGGAAAATTTTTTCTTTGTTTATTGATTGATTATATAAGAACGGTTAGGATATAGTGCCTACATACAAAATTTTTATAGGCAAGCTATCGAATATGCATTTGATGATAGCTTTTTTATGTGAATATAGAACTTTTTAACTGAATAATGAGCTATTGAAATATCAGCTGATTTTACTAGGTAACCTAAGGGCAATAATTTTTTAAATTCATAAAAAAATGAATAGCTTGTTCAATCAACCCTATAATATACCGATTACTATATTTAGGCATGAGAATAATATTGATAAAAGCTTACACATCTAATGTTTTATCAAACTTTTAGTTATAAGAAATAGAATGAGTAAGGAAATTGGTGCTATAAAAATGGGAGAGTAAAAGAAAATGCGCAAGTAAGAGAGTGTATGGCTCTTACTATGCATTTTCGTCTACTCTCCAGTCTTCATTGAATAGAAAGCTTACCTATTAAATTTATAATTTCTTCATCATTACCAGTATCGATGTAGACGGATTCAGTATTATTTATAATTTCTTCTCTATCTTTTTTTAATTCATCTAAATCTGCATCATCAGGACGAGGAAGGCCACCGTACCAACGATAGGGTGTTTTATACACATTCACTGTTCCATCCCCATTGCTGCTATATGTTACAACTCCATCTACTATTCTATCTCCTCGTAGCTGTATAACGTCTTCCGGATAACGAACATCAATGTCATCTTCCTCAGGATTGAGCAGTGTGCCTTCTGGGATATGTTGAACATCAATGTACTCTACATCTGGATTTGGTCCGAGTTGGTTCCACACACGAGCGTATTCAATTTCTTCAGATGAAAAATTTGATAAGTTATCCTCTGAGTCTGTATCTGATTGATTATTTTCGGAGATTTCATCTTCTTCATTAGAAGTTTCATCATTTGTCGATTCGGATTTATTGGAAGAAGCACTATCTTCGGAATTTGTCTTTGAATCTGTACCCGAATTATCAGATGAAGTTTCATCATCGTCATTATCATCATTAGTATTTTGTGAAGCATCTTCATTGGAGGAATGATGATTTGATTCGTTGTAAGCTTTTTCTTCCGTTTCGTCATTATTATCTGAACACCCAATTAGAAATAGTGTAAGTAAAAGTGCTAGTGCACTGCGAAAAATAATGTGGTGTTTCTTTTTCATTTTTATCCTTCCTTTTTAAGTTAATAGAGAGTTTTTCTTTTTACCCGATACCCTCAATACTATATTTTTAGAACACTTTAAGATATGTAAAAATTAATATTACACTTCAATAATGCGGAACTTATATAATTTTATAATTATTAAATAGATTTGGGCTTTAAAATAATTATTGAATTCCACAACCAAAAATTAACAGCAGCCCCTATCCAAATAAAAAACATCACCCAACCTGATTCATTAAAAAATGAGTCCCAATTTAAATGAGTAATACGGTAGAAAAAAGTAGAATCAAGTAATTGTAAAACTAGAAAAGAGCCTATTAAATAAACTACTAAATCCAATAAACTAAATGGTTTATTTTTTTTGTTAAGGATGATGGATAAAGGAAATGCCGTACACAAATATATAATAGATGAAGGTACGGTGCAAATGAGTAACATAGGGAAATATAAAAGAAATGTCCCATCTGGCCACAAACTGAATAAATAAATATTTGCGTATGTTATGCTTGCAAACAAAATTAATAGAATATTTTTTTTCATAAATAAATCAAACCTTCCATTGCAAAGGGGGATTATGGTAAAAGTAATATTTTTCAACATAATTGGTGACATACTCCCAATCGTTGAAGGAATTCGCTTGTAATTATAAAATATCATGATGTGAGAAAAGATACTATACTTAGCTTCAATGCTGATTTGATAATCTTCATGAAAGAATAATTCTTTCTTCATCACACTATGAAGCGATTCGATATAGGCATTCTCATAACAGTTGCCTTTTCGGATCCTGATTATAGGGACATGATGTTTTCGGAAAAGCGCTTCATCCCTTTTGACCGTATATGAAATTCAACCAAAGATATTAAAAATAACAATTAAAAGCATAAGTAATGTCATATTTACTGCTTAAGTTATACTTGATACCAATCATTTTATAAGACAATTCTTTCCGATCACTGAGTTACTTTAGAAGCATAGCGTAACGCTTTCCAGTCAGCTTATATGCTAAACAAATGATTTCTGCTTTTCTTTCTTGATTTGAATACGCCAGCTTACTGCTAATATAACAAGCAGCATGGCACATCCTATATAGAGCATTTCATAACCAAATGTAAATGATAGCAAGAGATAACCAACAAATGGTCCGCAGGCTGCACCTGTATCCTGAACAACTGTGTAGTAGGTGAAGAAGCGAACGGCACCAGCTTTATGAGAATGATCTGCAGCTATTGCATCCATGAGTGTTGTTAATGCGGTTGACGTCAACATTGCACTGATTGTAATAAGAATCCAAATCAGAGGGGCGAAGGGAAAAGCTAACAGTGGAAAACTGACACCTCCTGCAAGTAAGGATCCGATTAAAAATGGTTTTCTTCCCTTTGAACCATCGGACCAGAAACCGACTCTCGTTGCTAAAAAAGGTTCCCATGACCACCGTAATGCCTGTAGAACACCCGAAAGAGCCGAGGCGGCAATAACAACATTAAGAATCTCTACATCCTCGCCATAATGATAAATAATGAGCGAGGATAAGGTTGCGGTGAATACTCCTTGTATGATAAACGTAATAAAAAATCCGCTGCTCATGATAAGAGCATGATTTTTCAGTATATCAAGCCCGAGGATATTTTTCTTTCTTCCTTCAGACCTTGAGCTTGAGGAAGGTGCTTTGCTTTGAAAGAATATACCTAATAAAATCATTCCTATGCCGGAAATCAGACCAAATGACAGGGATACCCAAGTTAATCCCAAAAACGGTGTCAATACCCCGCCGACGAGCATGCCCATAAGACTTCCTAATCGGTATAGGCCATTATATAAACCCATTGCCTCTCCCTGTCTATGGTTTTTGCCATGGACTGCTACGGTCGATAGTCCGCCAATTCGTAAGAACGACCAAGCAAGTCCCCATAAACAACGGAGAACCAGCCACGCCAAAAATCCTGTAGCTAATCCGTAACCTGCAGTTGTTATCACACTCAGAATAACGGCAAATACCAATCCTGTTTTTAATGAGATTTTTTCATATATCCAGCCAACGAAAGGATTTAAAGGTAAGCGGACAAAACGGTTGACAGCAAGTAATATGCCTACTTGCCAAACGCCATCCAAGCCAGCCTCTCTCCAATAAATCGGAAGCGCAATATAAAGCATGGAATCACCAAGCAGGCAGCAAGCTGTTACTAAAGCAATAATGATGATATTACGTTTATCTTTGTTTTTTTCAGTATGAATTGCAGCCACCTTCTTCATTTGCATAACTGTTGATGGTAAAGATTTATTTAATATGAACAATATTCTTTTCGCTTCGTTGTATAATTATGTTCTTCGCAAAATAAGTTCTATTTTAGTTTAATCTACCATCAGCTTACTTACACCATATACCATTTTGCAGCTTTGTTCCATACCAAATCTTTTGAAAATTCTTTTTTTGATAAGGATGTTCATGCATGTTATGCAGTGATCATATAAAAGAAACCCTCTCCTAAAAAGAAGGGGTTTCTAACATCTTCATCTTGGAAAGTCCTCACACTCGAACAAAAGTTGAAAGATGTGGTTTCATTCTAACATGTTTTATAAGGGTTACCTTAACTTGCTGCTTTTTTATCACCTTTAAACTTTACCGTAGTATTACCCACCGGAACGGTTATAAAGCTGAGAGATAACAAAAATAACAAAAACAATATCCCCGCAAGAAGATACAGTGCATTTGGAAATCGAATATATTGATAGCAAAATAACACAATAAGCCCTATAAATGACAAATACATAAATAGGATGTGAAAAACGTTCTTATAAGAAGGTGGCCTGATCCATAATCGAGTCATTGCGTATTGCTTCAGATGTGCGACCTGATAAATGCTTTTTTGACATCTCTTATTAATATAGAAAAATCCTAACAACACCAGGAAGAACGCAATCAGGACAATAATCGTATTGAAAAGTGGTGTCCCTGGAAGATTAAAGTAATATCCCAATAACCATATTGAATTTGCTGATAACCCAACAATCAGTCCAGCTGCTATCTCTTTCGGATCTGTTTTCATTCGCCCTGGATCCGGAACTTTCAATTCCTCTATAATTTCTTGATTATTAACTTGATAAACCTTATTCGGGAACATCCAGAAGAAAAATGGAAAGAAGAATTTCCAAAAAAAATGTCCCATATCCAGGATATAGGTTTGATTATCAATGGTCAGGATACGATACCTGAGATTTTTCCAAACGCCGTTCACTTTACAATGCATTAAATATTTTCACTCCTTGTCTACTTGATCGAAAGACCCTAAGAATATATTTCTCATCTTCATTTACAGCATATTAGTTTTCCTCAGGGTAAAACGCATACCTGAACCAATCAAAATGTGGATTACCAAAATCAGAGTCAATTTGTTTTGTTTCACCAGAATCTAAGGAAATATCAAATATTTCTTCATGAATTATTTCATTATTCTCGTCATAAATCGCGACCCTTACCTCTCCATGAAACGCCCACGTCTGATGAAAGTTTTTAACGTATACATGGGAGGTCATATTCCCATTTTCATTAATTGGTTCTACGATAGCCACCAATTCTTTATTTGCTGTACGATATTTGTTATCTTCATATACTTCATTTAATCGATCTTCTATATCAACTTCCTCTTCTTCACGTGACGTTGATGTTGCATCTGGCTGTGACTGGTCAGGAAAGGTATTTAAATAAATCAGAAAAGAAACAGCAGCCAAGTTAAAGAAAAAAGCTAATATGCCTGAAATGAACGTTGTTTTTCGAGGATATCTTCCGATAATCATTGCCAGTACCGCAATCATTGTGAAAAAAACCGTTACAAATTGCCATTCTGAAAAGATAATATCCTTCATTCATTCACAACTCTCTATTATGTATTAAGTAAAAAAAAAATTTATCGTAATGTAACTAGCTGTAAAACCCCCAATCCAAGAATAAAACGTATTTGAAAATTCCAAGCGGGAGATAGGGCAGCCAGTAACGGCCCGATTGGTTCACCTAACCTTCAATGGTGGTGAAAGGGCCCTTCCGCTGAAGGAAGTTTCACCTTATCACGAGGACTTTTACTATAGGTCTTTGATAAAAAGAAAATTTCCTTTATACTAATTATAGCAAATTTTCATTTAATTAACTATATATCAGGAGGAAATATGAAAACTAATAATGTGTTATACCAGTACACAGCGAAAAAAATGGGTCCTTTTGGGTGGATTTTGATCTTTTATATTATAACGATTCTATTTTTGTTAAGTATTGCAATGATACTTGTACCAATCATGGCTATTTTGAGAACGATTACTGTTTGGAACCTGTTATTCTTGCTGCTCTGTCCACTCGGAGGCTGGCTTAGTATTAAGGTTTTTCACTATGCTCGTGGTTTGATTTGGAAAAATAATCATCTAACGACTTATAGATTTTTCGATGGCATCATCCTATTCGATGAATGGAAAAATATATATGATAGAGAGCCAACTACGGAACAACTAGATTTAGCCACTATTCAAAAAGTGGTAGTAGCTCCCTATGTAACAAATGAATATAGAACAAAACATGGAGGTCATCACGTAGATAGCAGCTATATCATTTATATTATATATTCGATCAACGCAGAAAATAACTTATTGAAGATCCCTTTTGCCAATAATTATGAAAATATCAATATCTGGTTAACCTATTTTCAAGATCAGCGGGTCTCTGTCCAGTTTACAGAAGAGGTCTTATATAGTTATGAGCGGAATATATACACAGATGAGGAAAGGCTGGAACAATTAGAATCAAATATCCATACAATCCCTCTTTCCTACAACGGGGATTGGAAGCAACAGAATAAAATGATGCACCAAAATTGGAGCCAGGAATTCCCACACGATGTGTATAATATCGAAGTGTATGGCAAGAAAAAAAACAGATCCAATCCTATTTTTGCCATGGTACCAATCACTTCTGTTCTAGTGGGGGGTGTAATTTTTGGATTGGTTGAGTTAAGCAGACTGGGATGGTTTGCTGCTGATAATCCATGGCCTGTTTTTGCTGTACTTTTCCTAATCAGTTTTCTATTTTTCTTTGTACTGCGTCGTCATCTGCGTTGGTATTTGATGCTGCTGTTTGTTGTCATCCACTTTGTTGTTGTACTTATCATGGTGATGGAATATGGAGAAAGGGAGAACATTGCTTCTCAGGTTACCGAAAATGCGTTGGGTATAGCAATGTTATTTCCGTTTATTGTCTGGATTCCTTATTTCATTGTTAAAGCAACCAGGGCTAACAAATAGGGGGAAGATAAGGGTTTAAGCAAGTATTCACTAACGAGCAGCGTTTACCAGAGTACAACTTTAGGCACCGTCTGCATTTGCCGTATCGCTGGACCAGGCGAAGCGATTCAGTTGCTTTCATAAGATGATAGAACTATCGAAGTCCAATCTGCCAGCGCCTATGACAGATAAAATCAAGACCCTCGGATTAAAGGCCCTGTATGTCGCACCGTTATTTCAAAGCGAGGATTGGGATGGACTGGTACAAATCTTGCGTGTAGTTAATTCGCAGACCAAACATAAACACCTGTCCTTTTTTATTGGGTATGATATGACGTGCCGATGTTTTATGTAGATTATACGTTACAGTGTGTGCATGTTATACAGTAAACTATAAAAAAGCCCTCTCCTAAAAAGGAAGGGCTTCTAACATCTTCATCTTGGAAAGTCCGCACCTTAGAACAAAATTTGAAAGATGCAACTTTATTATAATATGTTTAAATTGAATGTAAATTCGTTTTATTCAGATTTTATGAAAAATAAGCTTTATAGAGATTTGGTTATTCTTGTAAAGAAAAGAGGTTGGCATCAAGATAACCTCTTTAGGTATAGAACTTCCTTAATTTAAACTTAAAATAATTCTGTAAAGATATCCTTTAAAAATAAGAAAACCAAATAACCTATGCTATACATTACTTAAGAGAGCGTACGGCTCTTACTACACAGCTTAGTTTACACTCCCGATAAAACAACTTTCATAGAAAGATATGCTATTTCTCTTCAAAACCAAGTTCTTCTAAATGTTTCACATAATTTTTCAATTTTAAATCGTCCTCATTAGAAACTGCTGCATCAAGTTCAATGATGTCATCTATGTCTGCAACGGTTAAATCGTAATAACTATTTATAACAAAATAGTCTTCTTCATAATTAACTCCAGCTTCGACCCCTTCAATATCATTCATTTCCTTGTATTCTTCCATATTTGTATCGTGTTGTGATTCCATCTTTTCCCTTGATGCTCCTTCTATTCCTAAGTCAGCGTAGTTTATTTTATTTTCATATCTTACGGATTGTATTTGACTATTTTCAGATTCCGGTGTAACTTTACTCACTGTCATATCGTTATCTGCCCAAAGAACTACAGTTTCATCTTTTGGAGAGAATAGTTTAAACGAGATAAAAACGATTGATCCTAGAATAAGAAGAAGCAAAATTAATATTCCAGCAATTTTTATTTTTTTATTCATTGTTTCAGTAACTCCTATCCATTATTAAATATAATTTACTGAGTGAATCAGATATGGAAATCAGTGGATAATAGGGAATTAGATAGTATGTTTTAACTTATAGATGCGTGGTCTAACTCCACCGTCTTTAGACGGTATCCGCTTTTAGCCTTATTTTTTTGTTCATACTAACAAATGATTTTGTCTAATCAAAGAACATATCTTTTAAAAAACAAAGATAGAAAATAATCGAAATTATTTAATCTAAAGTGTAAATTAATGAGATCTTTTTTATTTTCAACGTTAGCAATTCTACATAGGAACCAGTTGAAAAACAGACTCAATCATATCATAGGTTGATATGATTACGTTGAATTTTGTATTTGTTAATGCAAAACTTATAGCGAATGTCATTAAACAGAGGAGTGAAATCCA
The nucleotide sequence above comes from Oceanobacillus timonensis. Encoded proteins:
- a CDS encoding sensor histidine kinase — translated: MKKLRSRLFFHFSIQFGFISLLMIVVVVLSLFIGLFYFAKEDREADYYQAQIEEIAIEVGDPYTYRESNRNISDVLPADVWLQIIDKEGNVIESENVPEGLRESYSSIDILQMKEKEQLGEYTVKYTLEEPMYDSEEPYLFILGYQELGTILMNELAENVNINGKVPESEQAAVEERLNQIGGTLSVYDETGDLLQQFGEEEQIETSPLEIIRRDVSPDHYAENQNTFLDRDSGHSWILSTPNESKQEIPLTMFQDMRLVLACLAGVLLLVTLFITFWKSFHYGSPFFILINWLNRMGNGNYKEVLTAQEKKKVYRKNGKLKRRYKLYKEVFQAFDEMAEKLDASQKEREQLEKSREEWVTGISHDLRTPLTTMEGYGRLLGNREYDWSKQELQEIGDTITEKSDYMVDLIEDFTLSFRLKNDANSLTFNAVNINEYMEQILDKFQKDVTFKDYPVAYEPVHPDRKIEVNERLFERMIDNLMYNAWKHNPPETAVKVEVAHSEEEKALEIRITDNGMGMDEETQKHLFTRYYRGTNTEERNEGTGLGMSIALQIAKLHQGAISVQSEKGLGTTVAVVLPDDRD
- a CDS encoding response regulator; its protein translation is MEERTNILIVEDDYEIARIMKDHLDREGFQTTWASTGIEGWEDFKAGSFSIVLVDLMMPEMDGYELCEKIRLESDVPLLIVSANCSLFL
- a CDS encoding SdpI family protein gives rise to the protein MLVFLTGLGTLVASIILKISSPDNINSIYGYRTKRSMKNQKLWDFAQKYSAKILIIVGILNILIGIALMFVTYSNEYYLFFELGWAVLSFLPVFVLTERRLIQIELYLTE
- a CDS encoding UPF0715 family protein, encoding MSPIMLKNITFTIIPLCNGRFDLFMKKNILLILFASITYANIYLFSLWPDGTFLLYFPMLLICTVPSSIIYLCTAFPLSIILNKKNKPFSLLDLVVYLIGSFLVLQLLDSTFFYRITHLNWDSFFNESGWVMFFIWIGAAVNFWLWNSIIILKPKSI
- a CDS encoding MFS transporter; the encoded protein is MKKVAAIHTEKNKDKRNIIIIALVTACCLLGDSMLYIALPIYWREAGLDGVWQVGILLAVNRFVRLPLNPFVGWIYEKISLKTGLVFAVILSVITTAGYGLATGFLAWLVLRCLWGLAWSFLRIGGLSTVAVHGKNHRQGEAMGLYNGLYRLGSLMGMLVGGVLTPFLGLTWVSLSFGLISGIGMILLGIFFQSKAPSSSSRSEGRKKNILGLDILKNHALIMSSGFFITFIIQGVFTATLSSLIIYHYGEDVEILNVVIAASALSGVLQALRWSWEPFLATRVGFWSDGSKGRKPFLIGSLLAGGVSFPLLAFPFAPLIWILITISAMLTSTALTTLMDAIAADHSHKAGAVRFFTYYTVVQDTGAACGPFVGYLLLSFTFGYEMLYIGCAMLLVILAVSWRIQIKKEKQKSFV
- a CDS encoding DUF443 family protein, producing the protein MHCKVNGVWKNLRYRILTIDNQTYILDMGHFFWKFFFPFFFWMFPNKVYQVNNQEIIEELKVPDPGRMKTDPKEIAAGLIVGLSANSIWLLGYYFNLPGTPLFNTIIVLIAFFLVLLGFFYINKRCQKSIYQVAHLKQYAMTRLWIRPPSYKNVFHILFMYLSFIGLIVLFCYQYIRFPNALYLLAGILFLLFLLSLSFITVPVGNTTVKFKGDKKAAS
- a CDS encoding DUF1307 domain-containing protein, producing the protein MNKKIKIAGILILLLLILGSIVFISFKLFSPKDETVVLWADNDMTVSKVTPESENSQIQSVRYENKINYADLGIEGASREKMESQHDTNMEEYKEMNDIEGVEAGVNYEEDYFVINSYYDLTVADIDDIIELDAAVSNEDDLKLKNYVKHLEELGFEEK